The genome window ACTTTTACGGAGAGCCTATTACACTTAAAAAACGAGAATATAAAGGATGGAGTTTATTTAATAGAAGTTCAATAGGTAAACTATATTGTAATAATTTTGAAGAAGATGTATATGACATCATAGATTATGATTTTAAAACTGATAACTATGATGATATAGCGTATTTTACAAATTGGGGTTCTAACGATTATAACGACTACGCATTAAACTATGCTAGAATAATTGCGAATATGATTAAGAATAGTCCGAACAATATAGACTCCTTTTTTATAGCCTTTAGTAATGGTAGCAATAGAAATAAATTGAGAGAGATTTCAGAGGAATGTGATGGTTATTATAAAGAAGCTATAGATGCAAATGCGATTAATGAAGTGTATGAACAATTATCTGAACAGATTCTTAGTGACTTACCTATTCATGCAGTGTACTATGAAGAAACATTTCCTGATGAATTTGAAATTGTAGATATACCTGAAGGGATGATTAGAAATGGAAATACAGTTGTTGGAGATATCGGTAGTATTACTTACAACCTAAATAAAGAAACAAATCAATTTGAAGCAGAATCATTTGAATTCAATATTAAATTAAGAGCAATAAAAGAAGGAGAATACAATTTATCTAGTGAAATCGCATATAAGGACATAGATGGTAGTGAGAAAGTTAGGCTATTTCCAGATGCTAATATTTCAGTATACGAAAATGAGCCTCCTAAAATTGATGCCACAGTCGAAAGAAATCCAAATAATGATGACAAATATAATTTAAGCATAACAATAGACGAACCGGGGTATATTGAAATATTAAATGCAAATAACGATATAGTATGGCAAGGTGATTGTAATACTGAAGGAACATTTAATATACTTATTGATAAGAGTAAAATTGAAGGATATGAGGGACATAATATAAAAATAAGAGCAACTGATATATACAATAATGTTGTTGAAGAAACTGTTCCAATAATAGAAATAAGTTCATTAGAAATAGAAGATAAATTAAATGAAAATGGTAATAGAGATTCTATTTTAAGTATTAAAACGGAGGATAATACAAAGATTACTGAAATACGAATAAATGATGAGTTAATAGCTCAGGATAGGTTAACGGATAATGGAGAATATAGTCAAAAACTAGAGTTAATAGAATTATTAAAAGGTACTAATAAAATTGAAATAAAAGTATTGAATGGTTATAACAATTCTTCTAAATTTGAATTTAACGTAGATGTTGAACCTTTACTTATACCTAACATTATAAGTAATGAAGGAAAACTAGAATATGGATTGTATATTCAAAGAAGCACTAATGAAGTGGTTTTAGACAATAAAAATCCAGTTAATATTGTTGTTGGATTTGAAGCTAAACTAGGAGCTGCCATTGAAACAATAGGTTCAGGTGAACTCGAAGTTTTAATTACATCACATGAAAATTTAGATATACATGATATTAAGCTATATAAATGCGAATATAATGATACCGAAGATAGTTATACAATAGGAGATTTATTAGGAAGCTATCAAACAAAAAGTGACGATGATAAATATAAATTTAATATCGACAGTGAAAATAATACTTTTATGCTGGTATATTCTATTAGTCCAAAAACTATATCTGAACAATCTACTGAAATTAAATTAATGGATAATGTATATGATTTAAATATTAATATTCAAGAACTACCTGAATTAAAATAGCAAAAAACTCGAGATTTTTATTTCTCGAGTTTTTTAACTTATTATTTATATCTATATATCTAATACAACCTTTTATGATATAATAAAAATAAGACAAGTATTTACAATAAAAGATAAATTTAGATTAAAAGTTGGTGGTTTAATGAAATATATATGAAATAAA of Caldisalinibacter kiritimatiensis contains these proteins:
- a CDS encoding VWA domain-containing protein; its protein translation is MKRNINLRISYFLMIMILSITFLPISKIYADTNTDISISAPVNMFREVEKNQVLIGEEFTINYKFQPQPIPAEDIIPEAYLKDKEIVLVIDTSGSMKTNDMVGNKTRMEVVKDAAAKFLEKLKDDERVNISLIEYDNYAELKKNNGNEFVNLSQGNNFNEIINNISKPMDASGGTNIGDGLRRAYYTLNNSNNQDARKYIVFLTDGEPTAFSFNRFVNRWIDWGWTDWGLLAKYHYNDYFYGEPITLKKREYKGWSLFNRSSIGKLYCNNFEEDVYDIIDYDFKTDNYDDIAYFTNWGSNDYNDYALNYARIIANMIKNSPNNIDSFFIAFSNGSNRNKLREISEECDGYYKEAIDANAINEVYEQLSEQILSDLPIHAVYYEETFPDEFEIVDIPEGMIRNGNTVVGDIGSITYNLNKETNQFEAESFEFNIKLRAIKEGEYNLSSEIAYKDIDGSEKVRLFPDANISVYENEPPKIDATVERNPNNDDKYNLSITIDEPGYIEILNANNDIVWQGDCNTEGTFNILIDKSKIEGYEGHNIKIRATDIYNNVVEETVPIIEISSLEIEDKLNENGNRDSILSIKTEDNTKITEIRINDELIAQDRLTDNGEYSQKLELIELLKGTNKIEIKVLNGYNNSSKFEFNVDVEPLLIPNIISNEGKLEYGLYIQRSTNEVVLDNKNPVNIVVGFEAKLGAAIETIGSGELEVLITSHENLDIHDIKLYKCEYNDTEDSYTIGDLLGSYQTKSDDDKYKFNIDSENNTFMLVYSISPKTISEQSTEIKLMDNVYDLNINIQELPELK